ACTGGGGCTGCCGGTGTTCTGCAAAGGCGTCAGCGCCATTACCACCCGCACGCTGGGAACCGCAGGCGCGATCAATGTACCGGTGACGGTAGCGGGCGAGGCGGTGCACCCCGGTGATGTGGCGATTGGTGATGACGACGGGGTGTTTATCCTGAGTCCTTCAGCCGCCCGCGACTGGCTGGCGAAGGCGTTAGACAAGGAGCACGCCGACGCTGAGCGGCGGGACGCGCTGCGGCGGAAATTGCTTGAGTCCTCTTCTGCCACGGTGTGACCTCGCGTTTTTGCTGTCCGTGCAGCCGCCAGTCCGCACCGATTTTCGGGTTGAGGTGGATATCCACTTCATCTTCATAAAAGACCGGATATTCTGCGCTACATGCGTCCAGCGCTTTATGGATGGTCGCCATCTTTTCATCTGTATGCGGGTCACGGATATGCAGGGTTGGTGCGGCCCTGCGCCATACTAACCCGGCTCACGGCAACCAGCGCCGGACAGTGCCAGCATGTAAAGTGCATCCGGTTATCTGTTTGATTTTTATTGCCAGTAGCTCCGTGCTCCAGCGTGAGGGCTGATAACCAAAATCACCGGGAGAGTGTTTTATCCGTTCACGAAGCAATGCGCAGATATGCTCAAAGGGCCAACGACGGGAACGCCCTGCGGGTAAGGATTTCAGGCCTTCAACACCTGACAGCGTAAACCAGTGAATCCAGCGCCCGACGGATGAACGGGCGCAGCAGAGCGTTCTGGCGACGTCACTGACACTGTCTCCGCGATGCAGCATCAGCATGGCTGTCAGCCTGCGGGCATGATTTTATCGCGTGTTTTATGGGTTGCTTTCTGCATCAGGCGTCGTTCGTCACGGGGTATTGTTGCTATGATCGGCATCGCTCAGTCCGGTTGGTGATAGGGTTGGTTTGGCGATTGATCAGATCGCACAATCCGGGCTGAGTTCCCTTTAAGTGATCTACTATTCCGCGCGGCTATTTACTATAGTGGCACGATGAGCAAAGAAACTAACATGGATAAACGTATCGCAGCGCGTATTCGCTCCGAGCGTGAAAGTAGAGGCTGGTCGCTTAGCGATCTGGCGGAGAAGGCTTCGGTGTCCCGGGCTATGATCCACAAGATCGAGCGTGGCGAGAGCAGCCCGACGGCAAACCTTCTTGGAAAACTCTCTGGAGCGTTTGGGTTGAGTATGTCGACGTTACTGGCACGTGCGGAAATGAAGCAAGGTCGTCTGCTTCGCGTGAATGATCAACCGACGTGGCAGGACCCAGAGACCGGGTACATAAGAAGGCATGTTTCTCCAGGTTCCGATCTTCCCTTCGATATTGTCCATATCACACTACCTCCCGGGGAGAAAGTTCCCATGCCCGCATCTGCCTACGCTTTCCTGAGGCAGCTTGTCTGGGTTCTCTCGGGGGAGCTGGTTTTCGTTGAAGGCGACGTGACGCACGAGATGAAGCAGGGTGACTGTCTGGAACTCGGGCCGCCGACGGATTGCATCTTTAGGAACGCTACAAAGAAACCGTGCTCTTATGCGGTCATGGTCTTGAAGGTCTCGTGATTTGGCTTGCTCCCATTAGTCCACTATGATATACAAAATGACATCATAGTGTACTGGCGGGAGCAAGCCATGATCATTCGGGACGCCAAGTCCGACGACCTTGAAACGGTCGCCGATATCTACAACCATGCTGTGCTAAACACAACGGCCATCTTCAATGACACCACTGTCGATGTGGCCAACCGCGCGATATGGCTAGCCGACAGGACACGACTTGGATACCCCGTCCTTGTTGCTCTGTCCGACGATGGTTCGGTTATGGGATATGCGTCCTTCGGCGATTGGCGAGCATTCGACGGCTATCGACATACTGTTGAGCACTCGGTTTATGTTCACATCGACCATCGAGGCAAAGGTATCGCAGAAGCATTGATGAAGGCGTTGATCGAGCGCGCCCGGGCCATCGGCAAGCATTCTATGGTCGCCGGGATCGAATCTAAAAACGCTGCGTCCATCCGGCTGCATGAGAAGCTTGGATTCGGCCGCGTGGATCCAATTCCGCAGGTTGGCATGAAATTCGGCCAGTGGCTCGACCTGACATTCATGTTCCTGATCCTCGATGACAGGCCAACACCCAACTGAGGTGAAGGGGATGGGCAACCTTGCCTTATATTCTCCCCCGGTCGCCGCCGGAACAGCGATTGTGGCTCAAAACCTTCTCATGACGAAGAGAACTCGGTCAATGCCGCAATGATCCTTGTCCCACTCATCATAAGATTCGGAATAATGTCGATATGGTAACTGCAAGCAACGATAGCCCGGCAACTAGAACTTTGGTCTCAAGTGCAGAGTACTCCCTTGTGGCGGACACAACTCCACCCAAGGGGGAGGGAGAGGGGTTTCGCCCGCACGAATTGCTTGAGTCAG
The DNA window shown above is from Dickeya dadantii NCPPB 898 and carries:
- a CDS encoding helix-turn-helix domain-containing protein, producing the protein MSKETNMDKRIAARIRSERESRGWSLSDLAEKASVSRAMIHKIERGESSPTANLLGKLSGAFGLSMSTLLARAEMKQGRLLRVNDQPTWQDPETGYIRRHVSPGSDLPFDIVHITLPPGEKVPMPASAYAFLRQLVWVLSGELVFVEGDVTHEMKQGDCLELGPPTDCIFRNATKKPCSYAVMVLKVS
- a CDS encoding GNAT family N-acetyltransferase, with protein sequence MIIRDAKSDDLETVADIYNHAVLNTTAIFNDTTVDVANRAIWLADRTRLGYPVLVALSDDGSVMGYASFGDWRAFDGYRHTVEHSVYVHIDHRGKGIAEALMKALIERARAIGKHSMVAGIESKNAASIRLHEKLGFGRVDPIPQVGMKFGQWLDLTFMFLILDDRPTPN